Below is a genomic region from Fervidobacterium sp..
ATCCATCTAAAACAGAAAAAGCTACAGGTGTGGCTGAAATGAAAAGACTTCCAGACGGAAAGTATACTTTATCTTACGAAGGTACTGTGATAACTATAACTTCAGACAATTTTGGCATAGTAAAAATGGAGTATTCAAATGGTATAATTGTTGAAAGGGTGAAGAAATAGCTGAAAACAGCGGAATATTTGAAAAAGTACGGTCTTTATCTGAAAAAAGCATTAGGTCAAAATTTTCTTTCAAGCGAATTTTATGCTGAGAAAATAGTTGAGCTTGCTAACATATCTGAAAAGGACAATGTTTTAGAAATTGGAGCTGGAGCTGGTACATTAACAGTTGCACTGGCAAAAACCGGTGCAACTGTTTTTGCTGTAGAAATTGACAGACGTATGGAGCCTGTGTTAAGAGAAAGATTAAGCACTTTTTCAAATGTGGTGGTGATATTCCAGGACTTTTTAGCAATTGATATGTCTTTCTTACCGAAAGGTTATAAATGTGTATCAAACATTCCTTATTACATAACCGCACCAATACTCAAAAAATTGTTATTCACAGATTTTCAAAGCGTATATATAATGTTACAGAAAGAAGTAGGAGAAAGATTAGTCAATCAACCTGGAAATTCCAACAGAGGTTTTCTATCCGTTGTTGTACAAACTGTAGCACATGTAGAGAAAGTACTTAATATTCCAAAGAGTGCATTTGTACCAAATCCAAAAGTCGATAGTGTTGTCGTAAAGATGACCAGAAAAGAAAATCTTCCCTTCAAAAATTCATTAGAATTGGAAAGTTATTGGAAATTTGTATCTAATTGTTTTGGTCAAAAAAGAAAGACAATATACAACAATCTCAAAAATATGGTACCCAAGGAAAAGTTAGAAAATATGCTTATTAATTGCACAATTAATCAAGATGCAAGGCCAGAACAATTAAGTGACGAGCAATTTTTTCAACTTTGGAGGTATTTTTATGAAGAAGGTCTTTGTATTTGATTTAGACGGTACAGTTCTTAATTCAAGGAACGAATTTCCTGAAGAAACAAAGAAAGTTATAACTAACATAATTAAAAAAGGAGATATAGTGATATTTGCAACTGGTAGGATGCATATCTCAGCAAAAAAGCTACTTGAAAATGTTTTCAAGGCTGACATTTTTCCAATAATTTCGTATAACGGAGCGGTTGTATATATTCCAAATCATGGCTTTGTATTTGAACAGACCTTAGATCTCCAAACAGCGCACAAAGTTGTTGATTTTTTCAGGTCAAAAAATGTTCATATTCAAAGCTATGTTAACGATGTGCTTTATTCTGAAAAAGATGATGAAGAGATAAAATTGTACTCGAAACATGCTGACGTACCATACGTACTAGTTGAAGATTTGAAAAAAATCAAACATCCACCTATCAAAATGCTTGGAATAGGCGATGCAAGAATTCTGGATTCTTTTATAAATCA
It encodes:
- the rsmA gene encoding 16S rRNA (adenine(1518)-N(6)/adenine(1519)-N(6))-dimethyltransferase RsmA, with translation MKKYGLYLKKALGQNFLSSEFYAEKIVELANISEKDNVLEIGAGAGTLTVALAKTGATVFAVEIDRRMEPVLRERLSTFSNVVVIFQDFLAIDMSFLPKGYKCVSNIPYYITAPILKKLLFTDFQSVYIMLQKEVGERLVNQPGNSNRGFLSVVVQTVAHVEKVLNIPKSAFVPNPKVDSVVVKMTRKENLPFKNSLELESYWKFVSNCFGQKRKTIYNNLKNMVPKEKLENMLINCTINQDARPEQLSDEQFFQLWRYFYEEGLCI
- a CDS encoding Cof-type HAD-IIB family hydrolase, yielding MKKVFVFDLDGTVLNSRNEFPEETKKVITNIIKKGDIVIFATGRMHISAKKLLENVFKADIFPIISYNGAVVYIPNHGFVFEQTLDLQTAHKVVDFFRSKNVHIQSYVNDVLYSEKDDEEIKLYSKHADVPYVLVEDLKKIKHPPIKMLGIGDARILDSFINQLKQIVGEKANVFKSFSVFLDIVPATANKGIALEFLSEYLCFDLSNTVVFGDNENDIFMFNVAGKRIAVENAVDRLKEVSDFVTKSNDENGVLFAFTQLFPEYLS